From a region of the Arachis ipaensis cultivar K30076 chromosome B09, Araip1.1, whole genome shotgun sequence genome:
- the LOC107615951 gene encoding uncharacterized protein LOC107615951, translating to MFNEFQLNIHHSSSNSVDISSIQEYSNGEEYEVIDGYDDIALDEDFATESEEIVSMHDVVAVHEEEYWDTSDPIYTCVFCNTNMWDKERLSRTNGHARPYFGLCCMDGNVELPVLKLAPKILQDFHFKDDDMSRYFKKNIRLFNSMFSFTSMVGRINNNINNGTAPLTLLLSGQNNHCVGSLLPSVNNSPKFAQLYIYDTDNEQSNSSNGLERVIVAERKSMLDLHNPLASTFRYARERRYNLPTASEVAVIVIGDIDESCLDRDIIIESRSSQLKRIDVFHSQYLALQYPLLFSYAEEGYRIGIETSNQYNTNGSKKRKIISMREFFSYRLQMRFPGSPILLHSSRLFQQFLVDAYTMVEAERLNFIRFNQPKLSVERYKVLHESLVSGQADAVATDQRIITITSNSDAFGKLMHLLFARLSPQDRPDVVSRTFKIKLNNLISEFKSGIPFGKIVGYVCTVEFQNRGLPHAHILLFMHPTNKPKSPSDIDRFISAEIPDRLHRPRLYAAVERFMVHGPCGRHNKNSPCMVDGHCSKYFPKKFRSRTVIDEARFPKYKRPDNGRTITKRNVTIDNSFIVPYNLYLLLTYGCYINVEQTCQTSAIKYLFKYMHKGNDRVVDKIQNYYDCRYISSCEVDWRIFGYDIQIKEPVVIKLPFRLPEEHAVIFRDNDNIQDVLNRVDGKLTKLLAWFLANSLYPFFRSLTYSEFPNKFVWKDDSCYQQLSEDILYIHRRNHRCEELQLSDEQILNLTLVKIEERLQENGRSLREFSTLSYPDMQNIDGVVDRFLMDEMNFDREFLHEEFKDSLKSMTHEQRNAYDWILNAVSMDLGGFYFVYGYGGTGKTFLYRTLSASLRCNGKIVLNVASSGIASLLLPNGRTAHSRFKIPLNINEDLDEASMLNKHCYKALNKSLKDILRFEKSYKPDMPFGRKVIVLGGDFRQILPVIPMGSR from the exons ATGTTTAATGAATTTCAATTAAatattcatcattcatcatctaATTCAGTGGATATTTCTTCTATTCAAGAATATTCTAACGGTGAAGAATATGAAG TAATTGATGGTTATGATGATATTGCCTTAGATGAGGATTTCGCCACAGAATCAGAAGAGATAGTGTCAATG CATGATGTTGTTGCCGTGCATGAGGAAG AATACTGGGATACTAGTGATCCTATTTATACATGTGTATTTTGCAATACCAATATGTGGGATAAAGAGAGGCTTAGTAGGACTAATGGCCATGCTAGACCGTATTTTGGTCTGTGTTGTATGGATGGAAATGTTGAATTGCCTGTTCTAAAGTTAGCACCTAAGATTTTACAAGATTTTCACTTTAAGGATGATGACATGTCACGATACTTTAAGAAGAACATTCGATTATTTAACTCTATGTTTTCGTTCACATCTATGGTTGGTAGAATAAACAACAACATAAATAATGGAACTGCACCACTTACACTCTTACTAAGTGGTCAGAATAACCATTGCGTCGGGAGTTTACTCCCTTCAGTGAATAATAGCCCAAAGTTTGCACAGCTATATATTTATGATACAGATAATGAA CAATCTAATTCTAGCAATGGTCTTGAAAGGGTCATTGTTGCTGAGCGAAAGAGTATGCTTGATCTCCACAATCCCTTGGCCAGTACATTTCGATATGCTCGAGAACG GCGTTATAATCTGCCAACTGCATCTGAGGTTGCGGTAATAGTCATTGGTGATATTGATGAGTCCTGTTTGGATAGGGATATAATAATTGAGTCACGCTCTAGCCAGCTTAAAAGAATTGATGTTTTTCATTCGCAGTACCTTGCATTGCAGTATCCTTTACTGTTTTCGTATGCGGAAGAAGGATACAGAATTGGAATTGAAACTTCCAATCAATATAATACTAATGGTTCGAAGAAGAGAAAAATTATCAGCATGAGGGAGTTTTTTTCATATCGGCTACAAATGCGGTTTCCCGGTTCTCCTATTTTGTTGCATTCTAGTAGACTGTTTCAACAATTCTTGGTGGATGCATATACGATGGTTGAGGCCGAACGATTGAACTTTATAAGATTTAACCAACCAAAGTTAAGTGTTGAAAGGTATAAAGTCCTTCATGAGTCTTTGGTAAGTGGACAAGCTGATGCTGTTGCAACTGACCAGCGTATTATAACAATTACTAGCAATTCTGATGCATTTGGTAAGCTGATGCATTTGCTATTTGCAA GATTATCACCTCAAGATCGTCCTGATGTTGTTTCAAGGACATTCAAAATCAAGCTTAATAATCTAATCAGCGAATTTAAAAGTGGCATTCCTTTTGGAAAAATTGTTGGAT ATGTTTGCACTGTTGAATTTCAGAATAGGGGATTACCTCATGCACACATATTGTTATTCATGCATCCAACAAACAAGCCAAAGTCTCCATCAGATATTGACAGGTTTATTTCTGCTGAGATACCTGATAGGCTCCATAGACCAAGGTTATATGCTGCCGTAGAGAGATTCATGGTTCATGGGCCTTGTGGTCGACATAACAAAAATAGTCCGTGCATGGTAGATGGTCATTGTTCAAAATATTTTCCTAAGAAATTTAGGTCACGTACTGTTATTGATGAAGCTAGATTTCCAAAGTACAAGAGACCAGACAATGGTCGCACGATAACTAAGAGGAATGTTACCATTGATAATTCCTTTATTGTTCCATACAATCTGTATTTATTGTTGACATATGGCTGTTATATAAATGTTGAGCAAACATGCCAAACTTCTGCCATCaagtatttatttaaatatatgcACAAGGGTAATGATCGA GTTGTGGATAAGATACAAAATTATTATGATTGCCGTTATATATCATCATGTGAGGTAGATTGGAGGATATTTGGTTATGATATTCAGATAAAGGAACCTGTAGTTATTAAGTTACCCTTTCGCCTTCCTGAAGAGCATGCTGTTATCTTTAGAGATAATGACAATATTCAAGATGTTCTCAATCGAGTAGATGGCAAGTTGACAAAATTATTAGCATGGTTCCTTGCTAATAGTTTATATCCTTTCTTCAGGTCGTTGACTTATAGTGAGTTCCCTAACAAGTTTGTATGGAAGGATGAT TCATGTTACCAGCAATTATCTGAAGACATCCTATATATTCATAGAAGAAATCACCGCTGTGAAG AGCTACAATTATCAGATGAGCAAATATTGAATTTGACATTGGTTAAGATTGAGGAAagactacaagaaaatggaagatCTCTTAGAGAATTCTCTACACTGTCGTATCCCGATATGCAAAACATTGATGGTGTTGTTGATCGATTCTTAATGGATGAGATGAATTTTGATAGGGAATTTCTACATGAGGAGTTTAAGGATTCTTTGAAATCTATGACTCACGAACAGAGGAATGCATATGATTGGATATTGAATGCTGTCTCCATGGACCTTGGTGGATTTTACTTTGTTTATGGTTACGGTGGTACTGGGAAGACTTTCCTTTATCGCACGTTATCTGCATCATTAAGGTGTAACGGCAAAATTGTGCTAAATGTTGCATCAAGTGGTATTGCTTCACTATTACTCCCTAATGGACGTACTGCTCATTCTAGATTCAAGATTCCACTAAACATAAATGAGGATTTG GATGAAGCTTCGATGCTTAACAAACACTGTTACAAGGCTTTAAACAAGTCATTGAAGGATATTCTTAGATTTGAGAAATCCTACAAACCTGACATGCCATTTGGAAGAAAGGTTATTGTCCTAGGTGGTGACTTTAGGCAGATCCTTCCAGTCATACCTATGGGATCACGATAG
- the LOC107615950 gene encoding exocyst complex component SEC15A-like, translating into MATKTKTKANAEIGDEGEDLVLATMVANGDDISPLVRHAFEMGRPEGLLRQLNYVVKKKEAEIEDMCKTHYEEFIKAVDELRGVLVDAEELKSDLQSGNFKLQQVGTNLLVNLEELFESYSIKQNVTEAIIMSKNCIEVLELCVKCNNHITDGQFYPAIKTLDLIQRSXXXXXXXXXXXXXXXXRIPIIKWHIEKRVNSQVNEWMVHIRSSCKNIGQTAISRAVSDRQRDEELMERQRKAEDQNVVGVEERVYTLDVDEDDEDSAMKFDLTPLYRACHIYGCLGILEQFHVYYFTNRSAQLKSDLEISSSQSFVESYQTFLAQIVGYFIVEDRVLRTGGGLLVPDQVDNMWETAITRLTLLLNAQFSQMKSATNHLKVKEYVTLLSWSLLQYGYDIESLLDVVDNNRDKFHLLLMAECREQTIEALNHDTYELMVIKKESDYESNVLSFGLQTTDIMPAFPYVAPFSSMVPEMCQIVKSFIKSCVDYLSYGARDYFFDVVIRYLNNFLIEVINETLLNTINSSNISVSHAMQIAANFTSLERACDFFLKNAAQQSGIPLRFIDKSQMTLSAKAVLQTSRDATYITLLGLVNAKIDEYMNLTESVTLWTTEETKQNGNEYISELILYLDSLMSTAQQVLPLDAMYKVGIGALEHINNTIISAFLSDSVKRFNATSVMNIGVDLKLLENFADERFYSSGLEGMYKASSFRDCLVESKQLINLLSSSQPENFMNPVIREKNYYALDYKKVSTICDKFKDSADGIFGSLSNKNTKQTAKKKSMEVLKKRLKDFN; encoded by the exons ATGGCTACAAAAACAAAAACGAAAGCTAATGCGGAGATTGGTGATGAAGGAGAGGACTTGGTTTTGGCAACAATGGTTGCCAATGGAGATGATATTAGTCCTCTTGTCCGGCATGCCTTCGAAATGGGGAGGCCGGAGGGCCTCCTTCGCCAACTGAATTAtgtggtgaagaagaaagaagcagaAATAGAAGACATGTGCAAGACACACTATGAAGAATTCATCAAGGCTGTTGACGAACTTCGTGGTGTGTTGGTGGATGCTGAAGAGCTCAAAAGCGATCTCCAAAGTGGCAATTTCAAGTTGCAGCAGGTTGGTACCAACCTTCTTGTCAACCTTGAGGAGCTTTTTGAATCCTATTCGATCAAGCAGAACGTGACAGAGGCTATAATAATGTCAAAGAACTGTATAGAAGTGTTGGAGCTTTGTGTCAAGTGCAATAATCATATCACAGACGGGCAATTTTATCCTGCAATTAAAACTCTGGATTTGATTCAGAGGAGT NNNNNNNNNNNNNNNNNNNNNNNNNNNNNNNNNNNNNNNNNNNNNNNAAGAATTCCTATCATTAAATGGCACATTGAGAAGAGAGTAAACAGTCAGGTTAACGAATGGATGGTCCACATACGGAGTTCTTGTAAAAACATTGGACAAACAGCAATCAGCCGTGCGGTTTCAGATCGTCAGAGAGATGAGGAACTGATGGAGAGGCAGAGAAAGGCAGAGGATCAAAATGTTGTGGGGGTTGAGGAGAGAGTTTACACTTTGGATGTTGACGAAGATGATGAAGATTCTGCCATGAAGTTTGACCTCACGCCTCTTTACCGTGCTTGTCACATTTATGGTTGTTTGGGGATTCTTGAGCAGTTTCATGTATACTACTTCACGAATAGATCGGCACAATTGAAATCGGATTTGGAGATATCTTCGTCACAATCTTTTGTTGAATCATACCAAACGTTTTTGGCTCAGATTGTTGGGTACTTCATAGTGGAGGATAGGGTCCTTAGGACCGGTGGGGGACTTCTGGTCCCCGATCAAGTCGATAACATGTGGGAAACTGCTATAACTAGATTGACTTTGCTGTTAAATGCCCAATTTTCCCAAATGAAATCTGCCACCAACCATCTCAAGGTTAAGGAATACGTCACTCTTCTTTCGTGGTCTCTCCTGCAATATGGTTATGATATAGAATCTCTTCTTGATGTGGTTGATAACAATCGCGACAAATTTCATCTGCTTCTTATGGCTGAATGCAGAGAACAAACAATTGAGGCTCTGAATCATGATACATATGAGCTGATGGTGATAAAAAAGGAAAGTGATTATGAGAGTAATGTTTTGTCATTTGGTCTCCAAACTACAGACATCATGCCTGCTTTCCCCTATGTTGCACCATTCTCCTCCATGGTACCCGAGATGTGTCAAATTGTGAAATCCTTCATCAAAAGTTGTGTTGATTATTTGTCTTATGGTGCGCGCGATTATTTCTTTGATGTCGTGATCAGGTACTTGAACAACTTTCTGATTGAAGTAATAAATGAAACATTACTCAATACAATCAATAGCAGCAATATCAGTGTTTCCCATGCCATGCAGATAGCTGCTAACTTTACTAGTCTGGAAAGAGCTTGTGATTTTTTCCTTAAGAATGCGGCGCAACAAAGTGGCATCCCACTCCGTTTTATTGACAAGTCTCAAATGACTTTATCTGCGAAAGCAGTACTGCAGACTTCTAGAGACGCGACCTACATTACTTTACTCGGTTTGGTAAATGCGAAAATAGACGAGTATATGAATCTTACAGAAAGTGTTACTTTATGGACTACAGAGGAGACAAAGCAGAATGGAAATGAATACATAAGTGAATTGATCTTGTACCTTGATTCTCTTATGTCGACGGCGCAACAAGTTCTGCCTTTGGATGCCATGTACAAAGTTGGGATCGGTGCGCTTGAGCATATTAACAATACCATTATCTCTGCTTTCCTTAGCGATAGCGTTAAAAGGTTTAATGCGACGTCTGTGATGAATATCGGCGTTGATCTCAAGTTGCTGGAGAATTTTGCAGATGAGAGGTTCTACTCTTCAGGGTTAGAAGGAATGTACAAAGCAAGTAGTTTTAGAGATTGCTTGGTAGAGTCAAAGCAATTGATTAATCTTCTCTCAAGTAGTCAACCTGAGAACTTCATGAATCCTGTGATAAGGGAGAAAAACTACTATGCACTTGATTATAAGAAGGTGTCTACCATTTGTGACAAATTCAAGGATTCTGCAGATGGTATCTTTGGAAGCCTTTCAAACAAAAATACAAAGCAAACTGCTAAAAAGAAATCAATGGAAGTGCTCAAAAAGAGACTTAAGGATTTCAATTGA